A genome region from Streptomyces sp. NBC_00239 includes the following:
- a CDS encoding AraC family transcriptional regulator gives MTTTTIEQAVRRVIGFMHVNLGQDLTIDDMARTAMFSKFHFTRIFRDATGTSPGRFLSALRIQEAKRLLTHTDFSVADISSQVGYSSVGTFSSRFKACVGLSPSAYREFGGVLPKFPATTVRSGAVAHSLSLRGRIVLPPGEEPGNMFVGLFPSRVRQGRPVRWVVLDGPGAFELKDVPSGVWHILVHSTAYGRDHGSPAGREDSAVLSVGQYGPVTVRPGALLRPTEIVLRPLDVLDPPVLLARIDQDTTGPGRLAQ, from the coding sequence GTGACCACGACGACCATCGAGCAGGCCGTCCGCCGCGTGATCGGCTTCATGCACGTCAATCTCGGCCAGGACCTGACGATCGACGACATGGCGCGCACCGCGATGTTCAGCAAGTTCCATTTCACGCGCATCTTCCGCGATGCCACCGGAACATCGCCCGGGCGTTTCCTCTCCGCATTGCGCATCCAGGAGGCCAAGCGCCTCCTCACCCACACCGATTTCAGTGTGGCGGACATCAGCAGCCAGGTCGGATACAGCAGCGTCGGCACTTTCAGTTCCCGCTTCAAGGCGTGCGTGGGTCTTTCCCCGAGCGCCTACCGGGAATTCGGCGGAGTGCTGCCGAAATTTCCCGCCACGACGGTACGCAGCGGCGCCGTGGCGCACAGCCTCTCCTTACGCGGACGCATCGTGCTGCCCCCCGGCGAGGAGCCGGGGAACATGTTCGTCGGTCTCTTCCCCAGCCGGGTGCGCCAGGGCCGCCCGGTGCGCTGGGTCGTCCTGGACGGCCCCGGCGCCTTCGAGCTGAAGGACGTGCCCAGCGGCGTCTGGCACATCCTCGTCCACTCCACCGCCTACGGCCGCGACCACGGCTCCCCGGCCGGCCGCGAGGACTCCGCCGTGCTGTCCGTCGGCCAGTACGGCCCGGTCACCGTGCGCCCGGGCGCCCTGCTGCGGCCGACCGAGATCGTGCTGCGCCCGCTGGACGTACTGGACCCGCCGGTGCTGCTGGCCCGGATCGACCAGGACACGACGGGCCCGGGCCGCCTGGCCCAGTGA
- a CDS encoding cytochrome P450: MTRKHPPGPPVWALPGLLKKLAVDRLGMMGDAAALGDAVRVSMGPKKLYIFNRPDYAKHVLADNADNYHKGIGLVQARQVLGDGLLTSDGDIWKNQRKINQPAFKPGRITRQADAVAEEAAKLVALLRRHEGDGPVDLLHEVTGLTLGVLGRTLLDTDVSKYDSIAHAFEEVQDQALLEMVTQGATPGWLPFPAQARFRRARRELHRVADALVADRIKRMAYGEEADDALSRIIVAARRQEPDPQRVRQRLREELVTLLLAGHETTASTLGWTLHLLDRHPEARELVRAEAREALGDRIPEAADLHKLTYTTKVVQEAMRLYPPVWVLPRVAQADDEVGGFHVSKKADVLVCPYIMHRNPRLWDDPERFDPERFDPKQVAGRDRYAYIPFGAGPRFCVGSNLGMMEAVFVTALITRDLELRSVRGGEAVPEAMLSLRMRGGLPMTVHPVS; this comes from the coding sequence ATGACCAGGAAGCATCCGCCGGGCCCACCGGTGTGGGCACTGCCCGGCCTCCTGAAGAAGCTGGCCGTGGACCGGCTGGGCATGATGGGGGACGCCGCCGCGCTGGGTGACGCCGTACGCGTCTCGATGGGGCCCAAGAAGCTCTACATCTTCAACCGGCCGGACTACGCCAAGCACGTCCTGGCGGACAACGCCGACAACTACCACAAGGGCATCGGCCTGGTGCAGGCCCGCCAGGTCCTCGGGGACGGGCTGCTCACCAGCGACGGCGACATCTGGAAGAACCAGCGGAAGATCAACCAGCCGGCCTTCAAGCCGGGCCGCATCACCCGCCAGGCGGACGCCGTCGCCGAGGAGGCCGCCAAGCTGGTCGCCCTGCTGCGCCGGCACGAGGGGGACGGGCCCGTCGACCTGCTGCACGAGGTCACCGGGCTCACCCTCGGCGTGCTGGGCCGGACCCTGCTCGACACCGATGTGAGCAAGTACGACTCGATCGCGCACGCCTTCGAGGAGGTCCAGGACCAGGCGCTGCTGGAGATGGTCACCCAGGGCGCGACCCCGGGCTGGCTGCCGTTCCCCGCGCAGGCCCGGTTCCGCCGGGCCCGCCGGGAGCTGCACCGGGTGGCCGACGCCCTGGTAGCCGACCGCATCAAGCGGATGGCGTACGGGGAGGAGGCCGACGACGCGCTCTCGCGGATCATCGTGGCGGCCCGCCGCCAGGAGCCGGACCCGCAGCGGGTGCGGCAGCGGCTGCGCGAGGAGCTGGTCACCCTGCTCCTCGCCGGGCACGAGACCACGGCCAGCACCCTGGGCTGGACCCTGCACCTGCTGGACCGCCATCCCGAGGCGCGCGAGCTGGTGCGGGCCGAAGCCCGGGAGGCGCTCGGGGACCGCATCCCCGAGGCGGCCGACCTGCACAAGCTGACCTATACGACCAAGGTGGTCCAGGAGGCGATGCGGCTGTACCCGCCGGTGTGGGTGCTGCCGCGGGTGGCCCAGGCGGACGACGAGGTCGGCGGCTTCCACGTGTCGAAGAAGGCGGACGTGCTGGTCTGCCCGTACATCATGCACCGCAACCCGCGGCTGTGGGACGACCCGGAGCGCTTCGACCCGGAGCGCTTCGACCCCAAGCAGGTGGCCGGCCGGGACCGCTACGCGTACATCCCCTTCGGCGCCGGGCCGCGCTTCTGCGTCGGCAGCAACCTGGGAATGATGGAGGCGGTCTTCGTGACCGCCCTGATCACCCGGGACCTGGAGCTGCGCAGCGTCCGCGGCGGCGAGGCGGTGCCGGAGGCGATGCTCTCGCTCAGGATGCGCGGTGGGCTGCCCATGACGGTGCATCCGGTGAGCTGA
- a CDS encoding flavin reductase family protein, producing MSVMAAPSAELVDIDDRKQLRGVLGAFPTGVTVVTVGGDAPRGMTANSFTSVSLAPPLVLICVNKDAVMHQKLALSPEFSVSVLAAGQDDVARHFANHSRPVGVGQFENIDWVPGRSGDAPLIAGAVAHLECEKWRVYDGGDHTIYLGKVLTAGRRTTGDALLFSGGRFRQFGAEPGEGRVA from the coding sequence ATGAGCGTCATGGCCGCTCCGTCCGCGGAGCTTGTCGACATCGATGACAGAAAGCAGTTGCGCGGGGTTCTCGGGGCGTTTCCCACCGGCGTCACCGTGGTGACGGTCGGCGGGGACGCGCCGCGGGGGATGACGGCCAATTCCTTCACGTCCGTCTCCCTCGCCCCGCCGCTCGTGCTGATCTGCGTCAACAAGGACGCGGTGATGCACCAGAAGCTCGCACTCTCCCCGGAGTTCTCGGTGTCGGTGCTCGCCGCCGGGCAGGACGACGTGGCACGGCACTTCGCCAACCACTCCCGTCCGGTGGGCGTCGGCCAGTTCGAGAACATCGACTGGGTGCCGGGCCGCTCCGGCGACGCGCCGCTCATCGCGGGCGCGGTCGCCCACCTGGAGTGCGAGAAGTGGCGCGTCTACGACGGCGGCGACCACACGATCTACCTCGGCAAGGTGCTGACGGCCGGCCGGCGGACCACGGGGGACGCCCTGCTGTTCTCCGGCGGCCGGTTCCGGCAGTTCGGCGCGGAACCCGGAGAGGGCAGGGTGGCATGA
- a CDS encoding acyl-CoA thioesterase: MSGSADSLGYFEYRHTVAFAETDLAGSADYVNYLQWQARCRQLFLRQTAFGTVLDDDLDAGHADLRLFTLQVECELFEAVSALDRLAIRMRVAEIGHTQFDLTFDYVKGAGEGDVPVARGRQRVVCLRGPAGAPVPALIPDALAQALAPYAAGTRPLAGRHT; this comes from the coding sequence ATGAGCGGCAGCGCGGACAGCCTCGGGTACTTCGAGTACCGGCACACGGTCGCCTTCGCCGAGACCGATCTCGCGGGCAGCGCCGACTACGTGAACTACCTCCAGTGGCAGGCACGTTGCCGGCAGTTGTTCCTGCGCCAGACGGCGTTCGGGACGGTCCTCGACGACGACCTGGACGCCGGGCACGCCGACTTGAGGCTGTTCACGCTGCAGGTCGAGTGCGAGCTCTTCGAAGCGGTCTCGGCACTCGACCGCCTGGCCATCCGGATGCGGGTGGCCGAGATCGGACACACACAGTTCGACTTGACGTTCGACTACGTCAAGGGGGCAGGGGAGGGCGACGTACCGGTGGCTCGCGGCAGGCAGCGCGTCGTGTGTCTGCGCGGGCCGGCCGGCGCCCCCGTCCCGGCCCTGATCCCCGACGCGCTGGCACAAGCGCTGGCGCCCTACGCGGCCGGGACCCGGCCGTTGGCAGGGAGGCATACATGA
- a CDS encoding type I polyketide synthase gives MTRIAIVGIAARYPDATSHRELWENAVAGRRAFRRLPDVRMRLEDYWDADPTTPDRFYARNAAVLEGYSFDRIAHRIAGSTYRSTDLTHWLALETASSALADAGFAAGEGLPKERTGVIVGNTLTGEFSRANVMRLRWPYVRRVLAAALKAEDWEDEKLADFLEGVEGAYKQPFPAIDEDTLAGGLSNTIAGRICNYFDLNGGGYTVDGACSSSLLSVTTAATGLVNGDLDVAVAGGVDLSIDPFEIIGFAKTGALAKREMRLYDRGSNGFWPGEGCGMVVLMREEDALASGHRIYASVAGWGISSDGQGGITRPEVSGYQLAMRRAYERAGFGADTVPLFEGHGTGTEVGDATELTAIMGARAEADPKAPLAAISSIKGMIGHTKAAAGVAGLIKAAMAVDAAMLPPAIGCVDPHDLLTGEQSNLRVLRKAEAWPKDAPLRAAVTAMGFGGINTHVVVDKAVPKRRPAPSRRATTLAASLQDAELLLLDGESPQALAARLTEVAAFAAQVSYAQVGDLAATLQRELRDLPYRAAAVVTSPEDADLRLRQLAGTVEAGTTSLFAPDGRTFLGRTGDGDARIGFLFPGQGSGKGTGGGALRRRFTEAAEVYDKAGLPTDGDMVATDVAQPRIVTGSTAGLRVLDALGIEADVAVGHSLGELSALHWAGALDGPTVLEAARVRGAAMAEHSASGTMASLAAAPDAVAPLIDGLPVVISGYNGPQQTVVAGPVDAVESVAQRAGQAGVKCTRLAVSHAFHSPLVAPAAESFGEWLAGADFGSVDRRIVSTVTGADLEQDGDLAKLLRQQITDPVLFTQALEAAAADVDLFIEVGPGRVLSTLAEAGVDVPAVALNTDDESLRALLQVVGAAYVVGAPLIHERLFRDRLTRPLEIGAEFSFLTSPCEQAPEISLPAGRAPRTEGAGDGDGGEQAGQAQGESALEVLRALVAERAELPPELVADDSSLLDDLHMSSITVGQIVNQAATRLGIGAAHVPTNFATATVAQLAEALEELAGTGGGAAGSGPLVTGSAVWARPFAVDLDEVPLAAAAPGGENGPWELFTAGSDPFGQQLKAALEGAGVGAGVVVWLPPACPAEHIAQALDGAKAALAGDRERRFVLVQHGRGAAGLAKTLHQEGHLRTTIVHTPRPDADAVRTVVAEVAATARFTEVHYDTEGARRVPTLRALPVAPARKEHVLGSSDVLLVTGGGKGITAECALAVAKETGAKLAVLGRSDPAEDKDLGDNLARMADSGVTVAYARADVTDPARVAAAVAELAEKLGPVTALLHGAGRNEPAALTALGIEDFRRTFAPKVDGLRAVLDAVGEGSLKLLVTFGSIIGRAGLRGEAHYATANEWLADLTEEVARNHPGCRALCMEWSVWSGVGMGEKLSVVETLSREGIVPVSPDHGVEILLRLISDPDAPVVTVISGRTEGIATVRRDLPQLPLLRFAGTPLVRYHGVELVTEVELNSGTDAYLADHLLDGNLLMPAVLGMEAMVQVAHAATGWEKVPVIEGAKFLRPIVVPPNGATRIRIAATVTGPDTVDVAVHAEETGFVAEHFRARLRYAEGAIPDGAPDQVGAGVPAAPLVPATDLYGGVLFQGDRFQRLGTFHRAAARHVDADVAIGAPTGWFAPYLPATLLMADPGMRDALMHGNQVCVPDATLLPSGIERLYPMAAGTDLPAKVRYCATERYRDGDTYVYDIAVRTEDGTVVERWEGLTLHAVRKTDGSGPWVEPLLGSYLERTLEEVLGSHIAVAVEPDAPDADGSQGSRRAGTAVALQRALGATAEVRYRPDGRPEIDGGLQVSAAHGLGVTLGVAAGRTVACDVEAVNVRTEADWTGLLGEHAALAKLVAKETGEAPDTAATRVWSAAECLKKAGVMAGAPLTLAPRTRDNWVVFTAGALRIATFVTSLRGALDPAVFAFLTDGADDVPGVKGA, from the coding sequence GTGACCAGAATCGCCATCGTCGGCATAGCGGCCCGCTACCCCGACGCCACGAGCCACCGCGAGCTGTGGGAGAACGCCGTCGCGGGCCGCCGGGCCTTCCGCCGGCTGCCCGACGTGCGGATGCGGCTGGAGGACTACTGGGACGCGGACCCGACCACCCCGGACCGCTTCTACGCCCGCAACGCCGCCGTCCTGGAGGGCTACTCCTTCGACCGGATCGCCCACCGCATCGCCGGCAGCACCTACCGCTCCACCGACCTCACCCACTGGCTCGCCCTGGAGACCGCCTCCAGCGCCCTGGCCGACGCCGGCTTCGCGGCCGGCGAGGGACTGCCCAAGGAGCGCACCGGCGTCATCGTCGGCAACACGCTCACCGGCGAGTTCTCCCGCGCCAACGTGATGCGGCTGCGCTGGCCGTACGTACGGCGGGTGCTCGCGGCCGCCCTCAAGGCAGAGGACTGGGAGGACGAGAAGCTCGCCGACTTCCTGGAAGGCGTGGAGGGCGCGTACAAGCAGCCCTTCCCCGCCATCGACGAGGACACCCTCGCCGGCGGCCTCTCCAACACCATCGCGGGCCGGATCTGCAACTACTTCGACCTCAACGGCGGCGGCTACACCGTCGACGGCGCCTGCTCCTCCTCGCTGCTGTCGGTCACCACCGCCGCGACCGGCCTCGTCAACGGCGACCTCGACGTGGCGGTCGCCGGCGGCGTGGACCTGTCCATCGACCCCTTCGAGATCATCGGGTTCGCCAAGACCGGCGCCCTGGCCAAGCGGGAGATGCGGCTCTACGACCGCGGCTCCAACGGCTTCTGGCCGGGCGAGGGCTGCGGCATGGTCGTCCTGATGCGCGAAGAGGACGCCCTCGCCTCCGGCCACCGCATCTACGCCTCCGTCGCCGGCTGGGGCATCTCCTCCGACGGCCAGGGCGGCATCACCCGGCCCGAGGTCAGCGGCTACCAGCTGGCCATGCGGCGCGCCTACGAGCGCGCCGGGTTCGGCGCCGACACCGTGCCGCTCTTCGAGGGCCACGGCACCGGCACCGAGGTCGGCGACGCCACCGAGCTCACCGCCATCATGGGCGCCCGCGCCGAGGCCGACCCGAAGGCGCCGCTCGCCGCGATCAGCTCCATCAAGGGCATGATCGGCCACACCAAGGCCGCCGCCGGCGTCGCCGGACTCATCAAGGCGGCCATGGCCGTGGACGCGGCGATGCTACCGCCGGCCATCGGCTGCGTCGACCCGCACGACCTGCTCACCGGCGAGCAGTCCAACCTGCGGGTGCTGCGCAAGGCCGAGGCCTGGCCCAAGGACGCCCCGCTGCGCGCGGCCGTCACCGCCATGGGCTTCGGCGGCATCAACACCCACGTGGTCGTCGACAAGGCCGTGCCCAAGCGGCGCCCGGCACCCAGCCGCCGCGCCACCACCCTGGCCGCCTCCCTCCAGGACGCCGAACTGCTCCTGCTGGACGGCGAGTCCCCGCAGGCGCTGGCCGCCCGCCTCACCGAGGTGGCCGCCTTCGCCGCGCAGGTCTCGTACGCACAGGTCGGCGACCTCGCCGCGACCCTCCAGCGCGAACTGCGCGACCTGCCCTACCGGGCCGCCGCCGTCGTCACCTCCCCGGAGGACGCCGACCTGCGGCTGCGCCAGCTCGCCGGCACCGTCGAGGCGGGCACCACCTCGCTGTTCGCGCCCGACGGGCGCACCTTCCTGGGCCGCACCGGGGACGGGGACGCCCGCATCGGCTTCCTCTTCCCGGGCCAGGGCTCCGGCAAGGGCACCGGCGGAGGCGCGCTGCGCCGCCGCTTCACCGAGGCCGCCGAGGTGTACGACAAGGCGGGCCTGCCCACCGACGGCGACATGGTGGCGACCGACGTGGCCCAGCCGCGCATCGTCACCGGCTCCACCGCCGGCCTGCGGGTGCTCGACGCCCTCGGCATCGAGGCCGACGTGGCCGTCGGCCACAGCCTCGGCGAACTGTCCGCCCTGCACTGGGCGGGCGCCCTCGACGGTCCCACCGTCCTGGAGGCGGCCCGGGTACGCGGCGCGGCGATGGCCGAGCACAGCGCCTCGGGCACCATGGCCTCGCTCGCGGCAGCGCCCGACGCGGTCGCACCGCTGATCGACGGGCTCCCCGTCGTCATCTCCGGCTACAACGGACCGCAGCAGACGGTCGTCGCCGGTCCCGTGGACGCCGTCGAGTCGGTGGCGCAGCGGGCCGGGCAGGCCGGTGTGAAGTGCACCCGCCTCGCCGTCTCGCACGCCTTCCACTCCCCGCTGGTCGCCCCGGCGGCCGAGTCCTTCGGCGAGTGGCTGGCCGGCGCGGACTTCGGGAGCGTGGACCGGCGGATCGTGTCCACCGTCACCGGCGCCGACCTGGAGCAGGACGGCGACCTCGCGAAGCTGCTGCGCCAGCAGATCACCGACCCGGTGCTGTTCACGCAGGCACTGGAGGCGGCCGCCGCGGACGTCGACCTGTTCATCGAGGTCGGCCCCGGCCGGGTGCTGAGCACGCTGGCCGAGGCCGGCGTCGACGTCCCGGCCGTCGCCCTCAACACGGACGACGAATCGCTGCGCGCGCTGCTCCAGGTGGTCGGCGCCGCGTACGTGGTCGGCGCCCCGCTCATCCACGAGCGGCTGTTCCGCGACCGGCTGACCCGGCCCCTGGAGATCGGCGCCGAGTTCAGCTTCCTGACCAGCCCCTGCGAGCAGGCACCCGAGATCAGCCTGCCCGCCGGACGCGCTCCGCGTACGGAGGGCGCCGGGGACGGCGACGGCGGCGAGCAGGCCGGCCAGGCGCAGGGCGAGTCGGCACTGGAGGTGCTGCGGGCGCTGGTCGCCGAGCGGGCGGAACTGCCGCCGGAGCTGGTGGCCGACGACAGCAGCCTCCTGGACGACCTGCACATGAGCTCGATCACGGTCGGCCAGATCGTCAACCAGGCGGCCACCCGGCTCGGGATCGGCGCGGCCCACGTGCCGACGAACTTCGCCACCGCCACGGTGGCGCAGCTCGCCGAGGCCCTGGAGGAGCTGGCGGGCACCGGCGGCGGCGCGGCGGGCTCCGGCCCGCTCGTCACCGGATCCGCGGTCTGGGCGCGGCCGTTCGCGGTCGACCTGGACGAGGTGCCCCTGGCGGCCGCGGCCCCGGGCGGCGAGAACGGCCCCTGGGAGCTGTTCACGGCCGGCTCGGACCCCTTCGGGCAGCAGCTGAAGGCGGCCCTCGAAGGCGCCGGGGTGGGCGCGGGCGTGGTGGTCTGGCTGCCGCCGGCCTGCCCGGCCGAGCACATCGCGCAGGCCCTCGACGGGGCTAAGGCCGCGCTCGCGGGCGACCGGGAGCGGCGGTTCGTGCTGGTGCAGCACGGGCGGGGCGCGGCCGGCCTGGCCAAGACCCTGCACCAGGAAGGGCACCTGCGGACGACCATCGTCCACACCCCGCGGCCCGACGCCGACGCCGTACGCACGGTCGTCGCGGAAGTCGCGGCCACCGCCCGTTTCACCGAGGTGCACTACGACACCGAAGGCGCCCGCCGGGTCCCGACCCTGCGCGCGCTGCCGGTGGCGCCCGCCCGCAAGGAGCACGTACTGGGCTCCTCGGACGTCCTGCTCGTCACCGGCGGAGGCAAGGGCATCACCGCCGAGTGCGCCCTGGCCGTGGCCAAGGAGACCGGCGCGAAGCTGGCCGTCCTGGGCCGCTCCGACCCGGCCGAGGACAAGGACCTGGGCGACAACCTCGCCCGGATGGCGGACAGCGGTGTGACGGTGGCCTACGCGCGCGCCGACGTCACCGACCCCGCCCGGGTCGCGGCCGCCGTCGCCGAACTCGCGGAGAAGCTCGGACCGGTCACCGCGCTGCTGCACGGCGCCGGCCGCAACGAGCCGGCCGCGCTGACGGCACTGGGCATCGAGGACTTCCGGCGCACCTTCGCGCCGAAGGTCGACGGCCTGCGGGCCGTGCTCGACGCCGTCGGCGAGGGCAGCCTCAAGCTGCTCGTCACCTTCGGCAGCATCATCGGCCGCGCGGGCCTGCGCGGCGAGGCGCACTACGCCACCGCCAACGAGTGGCTGGCCGACCTCACCGAAGAGGTCGCGCGCAACCACCCCGGCTGCCGCGCCCTGTGCATGGAGTGGTCGGTGTGGTCCGGCGTCGGCATGGGCGAGAAGCTCTCCGTCGTCGAGACCCTCTCCCGCGAGGGCATCGTGCCGGTCTCGCCCGACCACGGCGTGGAGATCCTGCTGCGCCTGATCAGCGACCCGGACGCGCCGGTGGTCACGGTCATCAGCGGTCGCACCGAGGGCATCGCGACGGTCCGCCGGGACCTGCCGCAGCTGCCGCTGCTGCGCTTCGCCGGCACCCCGCTGGTGCGCTACCACGGGGTGGAGCTGGTCACCGAGGTCGAGCTGAACTCGGGTACCGACGCCTACCTCGCCGACCACCTGCTCGACGGGAACCTGCTGATGCCGGCGGTGCTCGGCATGGAGGCGATGGTCCAGGTCGCGCACGCGGCCACCGGCTGGGAGAAGGTCCCGGTCATCGAGGGCGCCAAGTTCCTGCGGCCCATCGTCGTGCCGCCCAACGGCGCCACCCGGATCCGGATCGCGGCCACCGTGACCGGACCGGACACCGTCGACGTGGCGGTGCACGCGGAGGAGACCGGCTTCGTCGCCGAGCACTTCCGGGCGCGCCTGCGCTACGCGGAGGGCGCCATCCCCGACGGAGCACCCGACCAGGTCGGGGCGGGGGTGCCGGCCGCGCCGCTGGTGCCCGCGACCGACCTGTACGGCGGGGTCCTCTTCCAGGGCGACCGCTTCCAGAGGCTGGGCACCTTCCACCGGGCCGCCGCCCGGCACGTCGACGCCGACGTGGCGATCGGCGCGCCGACGGGGTGGTTCGCCCCGTACCTGCCGGCCACGCTGCTGATGGCCGACCCGGGCATGCGGGACGCGCTGATGCACGGCAACCAGGTGTGCGTCCCGGACGCGACCCTGCTGCCGTCGGGCATCGAGCGGCTGTACCCGATGGCCGCGGGCACGGACCTGCCGGCGAAGGTGCGCTACTGCGCCACCGAGCGGTACCGCGACGGAGACACGTACGTGTACGACATCGCGGTGCGCACCGAGGACGGGACCGTCGTCGAGCGGTGGGAGGGCCTGACCCTGCACGCCGTGCGCAAGACGGACGGCTCCGGACCGTGGGTGGAGCCGCTGCTCGGCTCGTACCTGGAGCGCACGCTGGAGGAGGTGCTCGGCTCGCACATCGCGGTCGCGGTGGAGCCCGACGCGCCGGACGCCGACGGGTCGCAGGGCAGCCGCCGGGCGGGTACCGCCGTCGCGCTGCAGCGGGCCCTGGGCGCCACCGCCGAGGTGCGCTACCGGCCCGACGGGCGGCCCGAGATCGACGGCGGCCTCCAGGTCTCCGCGGCCCACGGGCTGGGCGTCACCCTCGGGGTGGCGGCCGGGCGGACCGTCGCCTGCGACGTCGAGGCGGTCAACGTCCGCACCGAGGCCGACTGGACGGGTCTGCTCGGCGAACACGCCGCGCTGGCCAAGCTGGTCGCCAAGGAGACGGGCGAGGCCCCGGACACGGCGGCGACACGGGTGTGGAGCGCCGCCGAGTGCCTGAAGAAGGCAGGGGTGATGGCGGGGGCACCGCTCACGCTGGCACCGCGCACCCGGGACAACTGGGTGGTCTTCACGGCGGGCGCACTGCGGATCGCGACCTTCGTGACCTCGCTGCGCGGCGCCCTGGACCCTGCGGTCTTCGCCTTCCTGACGGACGGCGCGGACGACGTCCCCGGCGTGAAGGGGGCCTGA